The genomic window TTTGTTCACCGTAAATCCCAGGTTCCCTTTTTCCCAACAAATTTAGATTTGGTCCATTTAGCAACAAAATTTTCTTCATTTTTCAGCTCCTGCACATATCGTAATGTTCAATAAAAATATTCTATCACAGATTTTTCGCATTTAACTAGATAGAACAATTAAGAGGAAGTTTCGGCATGTTCTCCCCTCCGGTTTTGTATTTCATTTTCTTCATATGATATTGAATAACCGACAAATACTCCAAAAAGAATGTAAAAACAAACCGAAGTAATAACCGTATCGCGTTTTAGGTCACCAAATGGACTGATTCCGGGGAATATCGGATTTAAAACAAAGAACACAAGCAAAAATAGTATAATGCCATAGGCGGCCCCGATCCAGATGCTTTTGAATTTTCTTAATGCAGCATAGTATATGAGAGCTGCACCGATTGATACAATTCCGATCAAAATAATGGAAATCACCGTTCCGAGCCATTCCTCTTTCCAATTGCCGTTAACCCAAGGTTCCAAAATAACGTTTGGGTGAATTTCTGTAAAATTAAAAACGTAAGCAAGATAGGCGATCGAGCTCATTAATATCCCGCCAATTAGCCCTGTCCAAACAACCATTGCAATGAAAGACATCGGTTTTTCCCGCTGATCATGCCCGGATTTATTTTGATTGTCTGCCATAAAGAACACCTCCATTTTTATTATGTCCCGAGGAAAAAGTTCCTTGCACCGTGAATGAAAAACCATTAGAATATCTGTCCATTCTAGAGATTTTAGTCATTTTTTAGTAGAATAAAAATAAGTACATACAGCTTTATAAATATTGTTTGCTGTTTTGTTCAAGTTTATCGCGTAGAGGTTGGTGTTGACATAAATGTCTCAAAAACAGAAGCCGCTTTACGGCGGACAAGCAGTTGTCGAAGGAGTGATGTTTGGGGGTAAACATCATTACGTAACTGCAATTAGAAGAAAAGATCAATCAATCGAATATTTCCGACTGCCCCGAAAATCAAATCGAGCTCTTACATTTTTGAAAAAAATTCCGTTTATCCGCGGGATAGTTGCGATTATTGAAGCAAGTGCCAACGGATCAAAGCATTTAAATTTTTCAACGGAAAGATATGACTTAGACCCGAAAAACGACGATCTAATTAAAGAACAAAAGACATCTAAACTAACGATGATTCTTGGAGTCGCCGCTATCGGAGTAATTTCCTTTTTGTTCGGAAAATTTCTGTTTACACTAATTCCGGTTTTTTTAGCTGAGCTCACAAGGCCGATTTTTTCAAGCGATTTCGCCCAAATTCTCGTTGAAGGTTTTTTTAAGCTTTTGCTGCTTCTGGCTTATATTTATTTTGTGTCTTTAACACCAATTATTAAAAGGGTGTTTCAATATCATGGTGCAGAGCATAAAGTAATTAATACCTATGAAAACGGAAAAGAGCTTACAGTTGAAAATGTGCAAGCCCATTCTCGTCTTCATTATCGTTGCGGAAGCAGTTTTATTTTATTTACAGTGATTATCGGCGTTTTTGTTTATATGCTCGTTCCAACAGAGCCTTTATGGGTAAGGGTAATCAATCGATTAGCATTAATCCCTGTCGTACTCGGTATTTCTTTTGAAGTGCTGCAGCTGACAAATAAGCTCCGTAACATTCCGGTATTAAAGTATCTCGGTCTCCCCGGGTTATGGCTTCAACTGTTGACAACGAAAGAACCGAAAGACGAGCAAGTGGAAGTTGCAATTCTTTCGTTTAAAGAGCTCTTAAGAATGGAAAAAGAAACAAATGAACAATTAAAATCGGAGGAAATTGTGTAAAAGTATCGGACTGAAGTTTAAAATAGGGAAAAAATGCTCATCATGCTCTTAGGGAGGTGGCTTTCTTGAAAAATCGGACTGCAAATTTGGTTGTTACAGGTCTCATTATCCTTGCAAGTATAGGAATTGTTGAAAGAATGCTTGCAAATCCAGCCGGTTTTTTACAGAGAATAGCTGTCATTATTTTGATCGGTGGTATTGTTTTTTTTCTCGTCCGACGCTTTTACCTATCGACCCCTGAGAAGCAAGAGCAGCGAGCATTTGTTAAAGCCGCAAAAAAGTCTAAGAAGAGATTCACACAAAAGAATGGCAAGCAATCAAACCGTCGTTCAAATGTTGGCTCTCTTTCATCGTTTAAGAAACAAAGCAGAAGCAAGAAAAAGTCCCCTGTCCATCTAACTGTTATTGAAGGTAAGAAGGGAAAAAAGAAAAATCGAGCCTCATTTTGAGGGTCGATTTTTTTCTGTTCGATGTATTTTGAGGATTTCCTGCAGGAAGCCTCTATGTTTGGCTATACAAGCAGCTGCCGTTTTTATTATTTCTAATAACTCCACTTTGTAAAAAATTGCTTTGCCGATTTACGTCCAAGAGACAGCAATGCTTGTTTGTTTTCTTCTGTTAATGAAAATTCGGTAGTCATGAATCTTTCGGTAGGAATGAATATAATATTTTTTTCGTGTTTTCTTGAGATATATCGTGCATCGTGAGCATCTTTCATCGTTTCAAAAAGCGCTTCAAATAATTGCAAAGCATTCGTAATTTTATGCTGTGGAAGGTCATACGTATTACGGCTGAGCTTAATTCCAAGAACTGGTCTAACTTTCTTTACATGCTCTTTATCAAACAGCCACATTGGAAAGTTGCTTAAGACTCCTCCGTCAACGATTATGTTCGTCCCGGACTTTGTTCTGAGCTTAACCGGTTCAAAGAAGAACGGAAGGCTGCAGCTCATTCTTATTGCCTTGGCAATCGGGAATGTATCTTGATGGATTCCATATTTTTGTAAATCATCAGGGAGAACGAGCAACCGGCCGTTCGATAAATCTGAAGCAATAACCCGTAAAGATTGTGGCGGCAAATCAGCAAATGTTCTTAATCCTTTTGCTGCTAATTTCTCCTGCAGCCATGTTTCAAGAGCATTTCCCTTATATAAGCCAAGGCGCCAATAAAAAAACAGCCATTTTGCAATTGGAAATGGTATGAGGAACGTCCGCGGATCCATGAAAGTTTCTAAATCAAGTTCTTCGATCAATTGGTAAATCTCTTCACCTGTATATCCTGCGATGACTAAGGCGGCGATAATCGATCCGGCACTTGTTCCTGCAACGCGTTTAAATCGAAACCCTCTTCTTTCGACTTCTTCAATTGCACCAATCAAGGCAAATCCTTTGATGCCCCCTCCGGAAAAAACGCCGTCTATATACATTTGCGCCACTCCTGTCGATGTAGTCACTTGATACATCTTTAAGCAAGTGAACGTGAAAATAGTACGGCGGACAGGTTAAAAAGTTCGATTCCTATCCATTTTAACTATTTGGATCTTATCAAACGGAATTTTTTTGAATCCAAGTAATTGGACTTTTTCATAAACTGTCAACTATATTAGGTAGTTCCATAATTGGTCTAACATTTCGTTCGCCTTGATATGGTCTAAAATCAATTTCACCTAATTTAGTGCCTACATCAAATTCCCCAATAAGACTATCAAGCATTATAAATGCAGCACCAACTAAATCTTCATTTTCGTCCGTGTAATCTTTAATATAAAGGATAATATC from Bacillus methanolicus includes these protein-coding regions:
- a CDS encoding DUF1385 domain-containing protein, with amino-acid sequence MSQKQKPLYGGQAVVEGVMFGGKHHYVTAIRRKDQSIEYFRLPRKSNRALTFLKKIPFIRGIVAIIEASANGSKHLNFSTERYDLDPKNDDLIKEQKTSKLTMILGVAAIGVISFLFGKFLFTLIPVFLAELTRPIFSSDFAQILVEGFFKLLLLLAYIYFVSLTPIIKRVFQYHGAEHKVINTYENGKELTVENVQAHSRLHYRCGSSFILFTVIIGVFVYMLVPTEPLWVRVINRLALIPVVLGISFEVLQLTNKLRNIPVLKYLGLPGLWLQLLTTKEPKDEQVEVAILSFKELLRMEKETNEQLKSEEIV
- a CDS encoding patatin-like phospholipase family protein, which codes for MYIDGVFSGGGIKGFALIGAIEEVERRGFRFKRVAGTSAGSIIAALVIAGYTGEEIYQLIEELDLETFMDPRTFLIPFPIAKWLFFYWRLGLYKGNALETWLQEKLAAKGLRTFADLPPQSLRVIASDLSNGRLLVLPDDLQKYGIHQDTFPIAKAIRMSCSLPFFFEPVKLRTKSGTNIIVDGGVLSNFPMWLFDKEHVKKVRPVLGIKLSRNTYDLPQHKITNALQLFEALFETMKDAHDARYISRKHEKNIIFIPTERFMTTEFSLTEENKQALLSLGRKSAKQFFTKWSY
- a CDS encoding SA1362 family protein, producing MAFLKNRTANLVVTGLIILASIGIVERMLANPAGFLQRIAVIILIGGIVFFLVRRFYLSTPEKQEQRAFVKAAKKSKKRFTQKNGKQSNRRSNVGSLSSFKKQSRSKKKSPVHLTVIEGKKGKKKNRASF
- a CDS encoding YqhR family membrane protein, translating into MADNQNKSGHDQREKPMSFIAMVVWTGLIGGILMSSIAYLAYVFNFTEIHPNVILEPWVNGNWKEEWLGTVISIILIGIVSIGAALIYYAALRKFKSIWIGAAYGIILFLLVFFVLNPIFPGISPFGDLKRDTVITSVCFYILFGVFVGYSISYEENEIQNRRGEHAETSS